One Roseimaritima multifibrata DNA window includes the following coding sequences:
- a CDS encoding anaerobic glycerol-3-phosphate dehydrogenase subunit C: MDVERRRIQDDLRGNLKGEVLCDDVTAQLYAGDASIYQLRPLGVVRPRNLQDVVTCVRYASEHHLTIHARGAGSGVSGESLGPGLCLDFSCYLRRSELLDDGARVRVQPGVVLANLNRELGSIGRMFGPDPATRSVTTMGSVLAVDASGSHYLRYGSARDTIESMQVVTAEGEVLELGQHSPEEPGTPGVWAAGVRRVIDRNAAAMEKLQMEGRQLRGGYRIDDCSAGEKIDLAKLTVGSEGTLALITDATIRTEPVPGHRGVALLFFHRLELAAQGAIAAVPQGVVACDLMDRRLLEIARDIEPRYEELIPRDAEAMLLVEMQGDSLSELRDRLAALVKELRDSLGLAFAAVSTVQRSERNVYWRLCRRVIPRVYRLKGNSRPLPFVEDLLVPPASLPKVLTEIQAALQAEQTTAFMFAHAGHGQLHVRPFLDLADAQDRIRVRALSQRISEVAWKHGGTLSGEHASGLSRSWLLPKQYGEFWRAMPEIKRLFDPRNRFNPGKITGASMQQVNENLRPVEACIQIDSEWKTEGEAVEVETVAEIQPAEPPKRLPVLQVWTGEETIDRAARECNGCGRCRTNAPEQRQCPVFRAFPIEEASPRAKANLLRGVLTGDLDPAALSSERGKEVADLCFNCHQCRLECPASVNVPKLVNEIKGQYVATNGLPLSDLLLCRLDTLAPIMARLPWLSNRLLSNRLSRWMLERMFGLSAARRLPEVANRTFLRYASRRKLTRPIRQSGRKVVYFIDHFANYHDTSVGKALVEVLLQNRVGVYVPPKQLYSGMSHISAGDLKTAKKLAAQNIQLLADAVRQGYQVIVSEPAAALCLKREYLNLIDNEDAQLVADNTFEACRYLWDMHGRNELTLDFRPVTATIAYHLPCHIRAMDDGQPGPKLMGLIPGLMVKSVNAGCSGMAGTWGLQKKNYRKSLRIGWPMISAMRDAKAQIAASECSACRMQIEHGVNQAAVHPLKLLAYAYGRMPEVGNLLV, from the coding sequence ATGGACGTAGAGCGGAGGCGGATTCAAGATGACCTGCGAGGCAACCTGAAAGGAGAGGTGCTGTGTGACGATGTGACTGCACAGTTGTACGCAGGGGACGCCAGTATTTACCAACTTCGTCCGTTGGGAGTGGTGCGCCCGCGTAATCTGCAAGATGTGGTTACCTGTGTTCGGTATGCTTCGGAACATCATCTAACCATCCATGCCCGAGGAGCTGGAAGCGGCGTTTCCGGCGAGTCCTTGGGGCCTGGGTTATGTCTCGATTTTTCTTGTTATCTCCGACGCAGCGAATTGTTGGACGATGGCGCGCGGGTTCGCGTGCAGCCCGGGGTCGTACTGGCAAACCTCAACCGTGAATTGGGGTCGATCGGGCGCATGTTTGGACCCGATCCCGCAACCCGTAGTGTGACCACGATGGGGAGCGTGCTTGCGGTCGATGCGTCTGGCAGTCATTACCTTCGCTATGGATCCGCGCGGGATACGATTGAATCGATGCAGGTCGTTACCGCTGAAGGCGAAGTTCTTGAATTGGGGCAGCATTCGCCAGAGGAACCGGGGACCCCGGGCGTTTGGGCAGCAGGCGTGCGGCGAGTGATTGACCGCAATGCCGCCGCGATGGAAAAACTTCAAATGGAAGGGCGGCAGCTGCGTGGCGGTTATCGAATCGATGACTGCTCCGCAGGAGAGAAAATTGACCTGGCGAAGTTGACCGTCGGTAGCGAAGGGACGCTTGCACTGATCACCGATGCAACCATTCGTACGGAACCGGTTCCCGGGCATCGCGGAGTCGCATTGCTCTTCTTTCATCGCTTGGAATTGGCGGCTCAAGGGGCAATCGCCGCAGTGCCTCAGGGAGTTGTTGCGTGCGACCTGATGGATCGCCGTTTGCTGGAAATCGCACGCGATATCGAACCCCGCTATGAGGAATTGATTCCACGCGATGCCGAGGCGATGTTGCTGGTCGAAATGCAGGGTGATTCATTGTCGGAACTGCGGGATCGATTAGCCGCTTTGGTGAAAGAACTGCGTGATTCGCTGGGGCTTGCGTTTGCCGCGGTGTCGACGGTCCAGCGAAGTGAACGGAATGTTTATTGGCGGCTTTGTCGACGTGTGATCCCACGCGTCTATCGCCTGAAAGGGAACTCGCGGCCGCTGCCGTTTGTCGAAGATCTTCTGGTTCCGCCTGCTTCGTTGCCCAAAGTCCTGACGGAGATTCAAGCGGCGCTTCAAGCCGAACAGACGACGGCGTTCATGTTCGCGCATGCCGGGCATGGGCAGTTGCATGTTCGTCCGTTTCTTGATCTGGCAGACGCACAGGATCGGATTCGCGTGCGGGCGCTCTCGCAGCGAATTTCCGAAGTCGCCTGGAAACATGGCGGGACTTTATCCGGGGAACATGCTTCGGGGCTAAGTCGATCTTGGTTGCTGCCCAAACAGTACGGCGAGTTTTGGCGTGCAATGCCGGAGATCAAGCGCTTGTTTGATCCTCGTAATCGCTTCAATCCAGGGAAGATCACCGGGGCCAGCATGCAGCAGGTCAATGAAAATCTTCGGCCGGTTGAAGCTTGCATTCAAATTGATAGTGAATGGAAAACCGAAGGCGAAGCGGTTGAGGTCGAAACGGTCGCTGAAATCCAGCCTGCCGAACCTCCCAAGCGGTTGCCTGTCCTGCAGGTCTGGACGGGCGAAGAGACCATTGACCGGGCCGCTCGCGAGTGCAACGGATGCGGTCGCTGCCGCACGAACGCTCCTGAACAACGGCAGTGTCCGGTGTTTCGCGCCTTCCCTATCGAAGAGGCTTCGCCTCGGGCCAAGGCGAATCTGCTCCGTGGCGTGCTTACCGGGGATCTGGATCCGGCCGCGCTTTCCAGTGAACGGGGCAAGGAGGTCGCTGACCTCTGTTTTAATTGCCATCAGTGCCGGCTGGAGTGCCCTGCTTCGGTCAATGTCCCCAAACTGGTGAATGAGATCAAAGGGCAGTATGTCGCGACCAATGGGCTTCCGTTGTCGGACCTGCTGCTGTGCCGATTGGATACGTTGGCACCGATCATGGCCCGCCTGCCTTGGCTGAGCAACCGTTTGCTAAGCAATCGGTTGTCACGTTGGATGTTGGAACGAATGTTTGGGCTGTCCGCGGCTAGGCGTCTGCCCGAGGTCGCAAATCGGACGTTCCTGCGATACGCGTCACGCCGCAAACTGACTCGGCCGATTCGGCAAAGTGGACGGAAGGTCGTTTACTTCATCGATCACTTCGCCAACTACCATGACACCTCGGTCGGAAAAGCGCTGGTCGAAGTCTTGCTGCAGAATCGAGTCGGGGTCTATGTTCCGCCAAAGCAGCTTTACAGTGGGATGTCCCACATCTCTGCTGGCGATCTGAAGACGGCCAAAAAACTGGCCGCACAGAATATCCAATTGCTGGCCGATGCCGTGCGGCAAGGTTATCAAGTCATTGTTTCGGAACCGGCCGCTGCGTTGTGTTTGAAGCGTGAGTACCTGAACCTGATCGACAATGAAGACGCACAACTGGTCGCTGACAACACGTTCGAGGCCTGCCGTTATCTGTGGGATATGCACGGCCGCAATGAACTGACGCTCGATTTTCGGCCCGTCACTGCCACCATTGCCTACCACCTTCCCTGCCACATTCGCGCTATGGACGATGGACAGCCTGGCCCGAAGTTGATGGGCCTGATCCCGGGATTGATGGTGAAATCGGTCAACGCGGGATGCAGCGGGATGGCCGGAACTTGGGGGCTGCAAAAGAAAAATTACCGCAAGAGCCTCCGGATCGGCTGGCCCATGATTTCGGCAATGCGTGACGCGAAAGCTCAGATTGCCGCAAGTGAGTGCAGTGCATGTCGAATGCAGATTGAACATGGGGTCAATCAGGCAGCGGTGCATCCCTTGAAACTGCTCGCCTACGCTTATGGGCGGATGCCCGAAGTCGGTAATTTGCTGGTTTAA
- a CDS encoding glutamate-5-semialdehyde dehydrogenase: protein MATAAASDLQTHCSTIAQRAHEASRELAGLDTATKNAWLLASADALVAGSPSILAANKLDIEAAPSYGLSDAQVDRLVLNDQRIAGIATALREIAALPDPCGEIIEGQTRPNGLQMEKVRVPLGVVFFIYESRPNVTADAAAICVKSGNAVILRGGKEAAHSSQAIVEILQQTAATHGVPAGAVQLVDTPDRDAVGYFLKMDQWIDVAIPRGGEGLIRRVASEAAMPVIKHFDGNCHVYVDADADLEMAVNITENAKCHRMGVCNACESLLVHQAVAEQFLPLVAERLKSRGVELRGDQRACAITPMTPASEEDFGAEFLGPVISVAVVDDLQQAIDHIDKYGSHHTDAIVTKDLKAARTFTAAVDSAAVIVNASTRFNDGGEFGLGAEIGISTDKFHARGPCGLRELTTYKYVVYGDGHIRG, encoded by the coding sequence ATGGCTACGGCCGCAGCTTCCGATCTTCAGACGCATTGCAGCACCATCGCTCAACGGGCTCACGAAGCCTCCAGAGAGCTCGCAGGCTTAGACACGGCGACCAAGAACGCTTGGTTGCTGGCTTCTGCTGACGCTCTAGTCGCGGGTTCTCCGTCGATTCTGGCAGCCAATAAACTGGATATCGAAGCCGCCCCCTCGTATGGGCTGAGCGACGCACAGGTCGATCGCTTGGTGCTAAATGACCAGCGAATTGCAGGGATTGCCACCGCTTTACGGGAAATCGCAGCCCTGCCCGATCCGTGTGGAGAAATCATCGAGGGGCAAACCCGTCCCAACGGTTTACAGATGGAAAAGGTAAGAGTCCCTCTGGGGGTTGTCTTTTTTATCTACGAAAGCCGCCCCAATGTGACTGCGGATGCTGCTGCCATTTGCGTTAAAAGTGGCAATGCGGTGATCCTTCGAGGTGGGAAAGAAGCGGCCCATAGCAGCCAGGCGATTGTTGAAATTCTGCAGCAGACAGCCGCGACGCACGGGGTTCCCGCCGGAGCTGTCCAGTTGGTCGATACGCCAGACCGCGACGCGGTTGGGTATTTCCTCAAAATGGATCAGTGGATCGATGTGGCTATCCCACGCGGTGGCGAAGGCTTGATCCGGCGAGTCGCTTCAGAAGCGGCGATGCCTGTGATCAAACATTTCGACGGCAATTGCCACGTCTATGTGGATGCCGACGCCGACCTGGAAATGGCGGTGAATATTACTGAAAATGCGAAGTGTCACCGGATGGGCGTCTGCAACGCTTGCGAATCCTTGCTGGTGCACCAAGCGGTGGCCGAGCAGTTCTTGCCGCTTGTTGCCGAGCGATTGAAGTCGCGTGGCGTGGAGCTCCGTGGCGATCAACGCGCATGTGCGATCACTCCGATGACCCCCGCCAGCGAAGAAGATTTTGGCGCTGAATTCCTCGGGCCCGTGATCAGTGTGGCGGTCGTGGATGACCTGCAGCAGGCGATCGATCACATTGATAAGTATGGGTCCCATCATACCGATGCAATTGTCACCAAGGACCTGAAAGCGGCTCGGACCTTTACGGCAGCGGTCGATAGTGCCGCCGTGATTGTCAATGCAAGCACCCGTTTTAACGACGGTGGCGAATTCGGCCTGGGGGCAGAGATCGGGATTTCAACCGATAAATTCCATGCACGTGGACCCTGTGGTCTCCGTGAGTTGACGACCTATAAATATGTCGTTTATGGCGATGGTCATATCCGCGGATAA
- the fliM gene encoding flagellar motor switch protein FliM produces the protein MSEEEPLSNSQVESLLKQMETDAGEPPRPGAGDPEAAAQVDSPEEASAGVGVAMPGMPQVRTVNYDFKRPERVGKEQMRAMHSLHEGLARSFGATVSGMLRTMLEVKLISVDQLTYSEFVFSLDNPSCFNVLKPEPLEGHWILDISPVLSYAIIDRMLGGDPHPVESLRRPLTEIETRLIGRLVTAFSVELTEVWRNIVQLDLTVERVESNPQLVQIVPPNEVIILIGLEVSLGRNRGMMNLCIPFNTIERFNSQLSNNGWVGYSKSRPSDESRQQVSQFIDDAVVDIVVTLAKSRIKTGELLDLSVGDVITTEKDAQSPLELSVQSVPKFTVKPGAHRGKKAVRIDSIIED, from the coding sequence ATGTCTGAAGAAGAACCACTCAGCAACAGCCAAGTCGAGAGCTTGCTCAAGCAGATGGAAACAGATGCTGGGGAGCCTCCGCGCCCTGGCGCCGGAGACCCCGAAGCGGCCGCACAAGTCGATTCTCCGGAAGAGGCTTCTGCCGGGGTCGGTGTTGCCATGCCCGGGATGCCGCAAGTACGAACCGTTAACTACGATTTCAAACGCCCGGAGCGAGTTGGCAAGGAACAGATGCGAGCGATGCACAGCCTGCACGAGGGGCTGGCTCGTAGCTTTGGGGCCACGGTGTCGGGGATGTTGCGGACCATGTTGGAGGTCAAATTGATCAGTGTCGATCAATTGACTTACAGCGAATTCGTCTTCAGTCTGGATAACCCAAGTTGCTTCAATGTGCTCAAGCCAGAGCCACTTGAAGGGCACTGGATTCTTGATATTTCGCCTGTCTTGTCGTACGCGATCATCGACCGAATGCTTGGTGGTGACCCGCATCCGGTGGAAAGCCTGCGGCGTCCGCTGACCGAAATCGAAACCCGTTTGATTGGGCGACTGGTCACCGCGTTCAGTGTCGAATTAACCGAGGTCTGGCGGAACATTGTTCAGTTGGATCTGACGGTGGAGAGGGTCGAAAGTAACCCGCAATTGGTCCAGATCGTCCCTCCCAACGAGGTCATAATTCTGATCGGGTTGGAGGTTTCACTGGGAAGGAATCGCGGAATGATGAACCTGTGTATTCCCTTTAATACGATCGAACGCTTCAATTCGCAGCTTTCCAACAACGGTTGGGTCGGGTACAGCAAGAGTCGTCCCAGCGATGAATCGCGTCAGCAAGTTTCGCAGTTCATCGACGACGCGGTCGTCGATATTGTGGTCACGCTAGCCAAGTCGCGGATCAAGACCGGCGAATTGTTGGACCTCTCGGTCGGTGACGTGATCACGACCGAGAAGGACGCGCAGTCACCGCTCGAACTGTCCGTCCAGTCGGTGCCGAAGTTCACCGTAAAGCCTGGGGCTCATCGAGGCAAGAAAGCGGTGCGGATCGATTCGATCATCGAAGATTAG
- the fusA gene encoding elongation factor G — MSLEKLRNIGISAHIDSGKTTLSERILFYTGRIHKIEEVRGDGDGATMDHMELERERGITITSAATSVSWKNHPINLIDTPGHVDFTVEVERSLRVLDGAVLVLCSVGGVQSQSITVDRQMKRYQIPRLAFINKMDRTGANPNRVVAQVREKLGAEAFLMQIPIGAEENFRGVVDLQKMKALYFEGDRGEIVAEKEIPADLQEEAEAARAHMLESLSMFSDELMELLLSEEEVSTELMERVTREAVLAGATPVYLGTAYKDKGVQPLLDAVIKYLPSPLDREIRGRDPKDETKRIELLPDPERDFVGMAFKIADDPFGQLTFMRIYQGTIEKGGTYVNQRTGRKERFSRIVRMHSDKREEIEKASAGDIIAVMGIDSASGDTYAAGRDACTLESMFIAEPVIKMSVNPVSRADSDKMGKALQRFRKEDPTFRVFTDEETKEILISGMGELHLEVYVERMRREYKVDVEVGAPKVSYREAPTKELAFNHKFKKQTGGSGQFAHIVGKLIPIESDSEDSFEFEDKVVGGRIPKQYIPAVEKGFRDSLSKGPIAEYPVVGMKIELDDGSYHDVDSSEKSFYTCAQEFFRENFKKAGPVLLEPIMHVEIECPESFQGPVVGDAISRRGLITSTDTQGENSIIQCELPLAETFGYATDLRSMTQGQGTFSMELLKYAQTPSNVQEKIIEDKKKADLVGSK, encoded by the coding sequence ATGAGTCTGGAGAAACTGCGTAATATTGGTATCAGTGCCCACATCGACTCGGGTAAAACGACCCTCTCGGAGCGGATCCTGTTTTATACCGGCCGAATCCATAAGATCGAAGAAGTTCGAGGCGATGGCGACGGGGCCACGATGGACCATATGGAACTGGAACGTGAGCGTGGTATCACGATTACCAGTGCCGCGACGAGCGTTTCCTGGAAAAACCATCCGATCAACTTGATTGACACCCCGGGCCACGTTGACTTTACGGTCGAAGTGGAACGTTCGCTTCGCGTACTGGACGGAGCCGTACTGGTTCTTTGTTCAGTGGGTGGCGTTCAAAGTCAGTCGATCACGGTCGACCGCCAGATGAAACGCTATCAAATTCCACGGCTGGCTTTCATCAACAAGATGGACCGAACCGGAGCCAACCCGAACCGAGTGGTTGCTCAAGTTCGCGAAAAACTGGGTGCCGAAGCGTTCCTGATGCAGATCCCCATCGGAGCCGAAGAAAACTTCCGCGGCGTCGTCGACCTGCAGAAAATGAAGGCTCTGTACTTCGAAGGGGATCGCGGCGAAATCGTTGCCGAAAAAGAAATCCCTGCTGACCTGCAAGAAGAAGCCGAAGCCGCTCGCGCTCACATGCTCGAATCGCTTTCGATGTTCAGCGATGAACTGATGGAACTGCTGCTCAGCGAAGAAGAAGTCAGCACCGAATTGATGGAACGCGTGACACGCGAAGCCGTTCTTGCGGGTGCGACTCCGGTATACCTCGGAACCGCTTACAAAGACAAAGGGGTTCAGCCATTGCTGGACGCCGTTATCAAGTACCTTCCTAGCCCACTCGATCGCGAAATCCGCGGCCGTGACCCCAAGGACGAAACGAAGCGTATCGAACTGCTTCCCGATCCGGAGCGTGACTTCGTTGGCATGGCCTTCAAGATCGCTGACGATCCGTTTGGTCAGTTGACCTTCATGCGAATCTACCAAGGTACGATCGAAAAGGGTGGCACTTACGTCAACCAACGTACCGGACGTAAAGAACGCTTCAGCCGTATCGTTCGAATGCACTCGGACAAACGGGAAGAAATCGAAAAGGCCTCCGCCGGCGACATTATCGCTGTCATGGGTATCGATTCCGCTTCCGGTGACACCTACGCAGCCGGGCGCGACGCCTGCACCCTTGAATCGATGTTCATCGCTGAACCGGTTATCAAGATGTCGGTCAACCCCGTCAGCCGTGCAGACTCGGACAAGATGGGCAAAGCCCTACAACGCTTCCGCAAAGAGGATCCGACCTTCCGCGTCTTCACCGACGAGGAAACCAAAGAGATCCTCATCAGCGGAATGGGCGAATTGCACTTGGAAGTTTACGTCGAACGTATGCGACGTGAATACAAAGTCGATGTCGAAGTTGGTGCTCCTAAAGTGAGCTACCGCGAAGCTCCCACCAAAGAACTTGCCTTTAACCACAAGTTCAAGAAGCAGACCGGGGGCTCCGGCCAATTTGCTCACATCGTTGGCAAACTGATCCCTATCGAATCGGACAGCGAAGATAGCTTCGAATTCGAAGATAAGGTCGTCGGTGGACGTATTCCTAAGCAGTACATCCCTGCCGTCGAAAAAGGCTTCCGCGATTCGCTTTCCAAAGGCCCGATTGCCGAATACCCCGTGGTAGGCATGAAGATCGAACTGGACGATGGTAGCTACCACGATGTCGACAGTTCGGAAAAGTCGTTCTACACGTGTGCACAAGAGTTCTTCCGTGAGAACTTCAAGAAGGCAGGCCCCGTCCTGCTGGAACCGATCATGCACGTCGAAATCGAATGCCCCGAATCGTTCCAAGGTCCCGTCGTTGGAGACGCAATTTCGCGTCGTGGTTTGATCACCAGCACCGACACCCAAGGCGAAAACAGCATCATTCAGTGTGAATTGCCTCTCGCAGAAACCTTTGGCTATGCCACCGACCTGCGAAGTATGACCCAAGGTCAGGGCACCTTCTCGATGGAACTGCTGAAGTACGCTCAGACGCCTTCGAACGTCCAAGAAAAGATCATCGAAGACAAGAAGAAAGCCGATCTGGTTGGATCCAAATAA
- a CDS encoding BamA/OMP85 family outer membrane protein — MPLRLAISLTFSASLFFLATTALAQFGGGGAGGGGGGGAPPPNERPRFSDHVNEMGGLRVRREKGTAIVADVQIRGNRFVSTAAILQKLETRVDRLFDEELVMSDIRALREFGAFSDVRFRIEDAANGKVVIFDVVELPTVSDVIYFGNRGLNDRELKGRSGLQPKDPLNEFTIESAVRRLEDFYREKGFNNAVIQSVIGHDKDPRAVIFRINEGELERIAKINMVGNEIEGDARLKKVIRSREPFMRFGYYINNPANLKQIDEDVDILTRYYRNLGFLRAHVSRQIEYDDSGQWLTVTFVIVENERYIINDIQIVGNEFVDEAQLRERLTLKAGDYFSGMKMNLDVSELTYSYGTLGFIYCEVQPQPVMRDEPDRVDLVYKISEGDRWKIGQIFVNVEGEPHLMRETMLLNQLDLVEGQFIDRRKLESGRNVLNRLQLFENNPTLADPPDIKVVPQEGSFEY, encoded by the coding sequence ATGCCGCTCAGGCTGGCGATATCCCTAACGTTTAGTGCGTCCCTATTCTTCCTCGCTACCACTGCGCTTGCTCAGTTCGGTGGAGGTGGTGCTGGAGGAGGAGGCGGCGGAGGTGCGCCTCCGCCAAACGAACGCCCTCGCTTCTCTGACCATGTCAATGAGATGGGAGGACTGCGCGTTCGCCGTGAAAAGGGGACCGCAATTGTGGCGGACGTGCAAATTCGGGGAAACCGATTTGTTAGTACCGCGGCCATTCTGCAAAAGCTGGAAACCCGCGTCGACCGCTTGTTCGATGAAGAGCTTGTCATGAGCGACATTCGGGCACTGCGAGAATTCGGGGCCTTCTCCGATGTCCGCTTCCGGATCGAAGACGCTGCGAACGGCAAAGTCGTGATTTTCGACGTGGTCGAACTTCCCACGGTTTCGGACGTTATCTACTTCGGTAATCGCGGGTTAAATGATCGAGAGCTAAAGGGACGTTCTGGGTTGCAACCGAAGGACCCTCTGAACGAATTCACGATCGAATCGGCGGTTCGCCGCTTGGAAGATTTTTACCGTGAAAAAGGTTTCAATAATGCGGTGATCCAATCGGTGATCGGGCATGATAAGGATCCCCGTGCCGTGATCTTTCGGATCAACGAAGGGGAACTGGAGCGGATTGCCAAAATCAATATGGTCGGGAATGAGATCGAGGGTGACGCTCGGCTGAAGAAGGTCATTCGGTCTCGAGAACCCTTTATGCGTTTCGGGTATTACATCAACAATCCAGCGAATCTGAAACAGATTGATGAGGATGTCGACATCCTCACTCGCTATTACCGAAACCTCGGGTTCCTGCGAGCTCACGTTAGTCGTCAGATCGAGTACGACGATTCTGGGCAGTGGTTAACGGTCACTTTCGTGATTGTCGAGAACGAACGATACATCATCAACGATATTCAGATCGTAGGAAATGAGTTCGTCGATGAAGCTCAGCTTCGCGAACGTTTGACGCTGAAAGCGGGTGACTACTTCAGCGGCATGAAAATGAATTTGGACGTCAGTGAGCTGACTTACTCTTACGGAACGCTTGGGTTTATCTACTGCGAAGTCCAGCCCCAGCCGGTGATGCGAGACGAGCCTGACCGCGTCGATTTGGTCTACAAGATCAGCGAAGGCGATCGCTGGAAGATCGGTCAGATCTTTGTCAATGTGGAAGGTGAGCCGCATCTGATGCGGGAAACCATGTTGCTAAATCAGTTGGATTTGGTGGAGGGGCAGTTCATTGATCGCCGCAAACTGGAATCAGGACGCAATGTCTTGAATCGTTTGCAGCTGTTTGAAAATAACCCAACGCTTGCCGATCCACCGGACATTAAAGTGGTCCCTCAGGAGGGAAGCTTTGAATATTGA
- a CDS encoding BamA/OMP85 family outer membrane protein encodes MRTASMSLPCRPISSRLVVWGASCFGLLVLATGCSQLPQSKSPAPFTNSVGSSGQVSPATDLVAQVGTPGVVQPTVGGQTVASGQAVQRPADPSVGIVRAQGGGYATPPSYQSGDTLPPPQPYNGAPYNGPPVSAVPEAAGTVFADPAFHGTDFAPPPPMPYAPQENVADLYINGAPGRTGKIMIGGAVNSDAGVTGQFTIDERNFDIRRWPTSFQDMFSGTAFRGDGQTFRLEAAPGTEYQRYSVQFGEPNLFDTNVSMNLSGFLYNRRFQDWDEERIGARLALGYRLTSDLSMSAGLQGQSVELSDPLIPIPEITDYVGQHDLFAGQFKLTHDTRDSPFGASQGHMLEWSFEQTFGDYVYPKAEIDYRRYFLVRQRADGSGKHTLTFGTQFGVSGNETPVFENFFAGGYATLRGFEFRGASPMISGAQVGGRFSWISSVEYMAPITADDAFRAVAFVDFGTVERDFDINADNFRVAPGFGIRAAIPAMGPAPLAFDFAFPVAYAETDERQVFSFYMSAAR; translated from the coding sequence GTGCGAACCGCATCGATGTCGCTTCCGTGCCGTCCGATTTCAAGTCGGCTGGTCGTCTGGGGGGCCAGTTGCTTTGGGCTGTTGGTCCTTGCGACCGGCTGTTCTCAGCTGCCGCAGTCGAAGTCTCCGGCGCCGTTCACCAATTCGGTTGGTTCGAGCGGGCAGGTGTCGCCTGCAACCGATTTGGTTGCCCAGGTTGGAACCCCTGGTGTCGTTCAGCCCACCGTTGGTGGGCAAACGGTAGCCAGCGGGCAAGCGGTTCAGCGACCGGCAGATCCGTCGGTTGGAATCGTACGGGCTCAAGGGGGTGGTTATGCCACGCCTCCGTCTTACCAGTCGGGTGACACCCTTCCACCTCCTCAGCCTTACAACGGTGCACCTTACAATGGGCCACCGGTAAGTGCGGTCCCCGAGGCGGCAGGAACCGTGTTTGCCGATCCTGCCTTCCACGGTACGGACTTTGCCCCGCCGCCACCGATGCCTTATGCCCCTCAAGAAAACGTGGCCGACCTCTATATCAATGGAGCTCCGGGACGGACCGGCAAGATTATGATTGGTGGTGCGGTCAACAGTGACGCAGGGGTGACCGGTCAGTTTACGATCGACGAGCGGAACTTTGATATCCGCCGATGGCCGACCAGTTTTCAAGACATGTTTAGTGGGACGGCATTTCGTGGTGACGGGCAGACGTTCCGTTTGGAAGCCGCTCCCGGTACCGAGTATCAGCGTTACAGCGTGCAGTTTGGTGAACCGAACCTGTTTGACACAAACGTCAGCATGAACCTGTCTGGGTTTTTGTATAACCGGCGATTTCAAGACTGGGATGAAGAACGGATCGGAGCTCGGTTAGCACTCGGGTATCGCCTCACTTCTGACCTATCGATGTCGGCCGGCCTGCAAGGTCAAAGTGTCGAACTGTCGGATCCTTTGATCCCGATTCCGGAAATTACGGACTACGTCGGCCAACATGACCTGTTCGCCGGACAGTTCAAACTTACCCATGACACTCGCGACAGCCCTTTTGGGGCGAGCCAAGGTCACATGTTGGAGTGGAGTTTCGAGCAAACGTTCGGCGATTATGTCTATCCGAAGGCGGAGATCGACTATCGGCGTTACTTCCTGGTTCGTCAGCGAGCCGATGGATCTGGCAAACACACCCTCACCTTCGGGACGCAATTTGGCGTAAGCGGCAACGAGACACCCGTTTTCGAGAACTTCTTTGCTGGTGGTTACGCGACGCTGCGTGGGTTTGAATTCCGCGGTGCGAGTCCAATGATTTCGGGAGCTCAGGTTGGGGGCCGTTTCAGCTGGATCAGCTCGGTCGAATATATGGCTCCGATCACGGCGGACGATGCCTTTCGGGCGGTCGCCTTCGTCGACTTCGGGACCGTGGAACGGGACTTCGATATCAATGCTGACAACTTCCGCGTTGCCCCAGGGTTTGGTATCCGAGCCGCGATTCCTGCGATGGGCCCTGCTCCGCTGGCATTTGACTTTGCGTTCCCGGTCGCCTATGCCGAAACGGATGAACGTCAAGTCTTCAGCTTTTACATGAGTGCCGCACGATAA
- a CDS encoding ankyrin repeat domain-containing protein — MLPHSELATALETGDLVQAKELLAAHPEMLNSVEWTPPPLHCAVLADQLEIAEQLLEMGADIELRDPDRGTTPLRYAVVYCNLPMIEMLMEKGANVGPIEEEGTTALELALAGADGAFEEYDDLPAKGEFLKVVELLSR; from the coding sequence ATGCTCCCTCACAGCGAATTGGCGACGGCCCTTGAAACCGGTGATTTAGTGCAAGCCAAGGAATTGCTTGCTGCACATCCCGAAATGCTGAATTCGGTTGAATGGACGCCCCCACCGCTCCACTGTGCGGTCCTTGCCGATCAGTTAGAGATCGCTGAGCAGTTGCTGGAAATGGGGGCCGATATCGAACTTCGCGATCCGGATCGTGGGACGACTCCACTGCGTTATGCCGTGGTCTACTGCAATCTTCCCATGATCGAAATGCTGATGGAAAAAGGTGCAAACGTCGGCCCGATCGAAGAGGAAGGGACGACCGCTCTCGAATTAGCATTGGCCGGCGCCGACGGTGCCTTTGAAGAATACGATGATCTACCCGCCAAAGGCGAATTTCTCAAAGTTGTCGAATTGCTAAGTCGCTAG